From the Leptospira biflexa serovar Patoc strain 'Patoc 1 (Paris)' genome, one window contains:
- the proB gene encoding glutamate 5-kinase: protein MKTRKDFLDSIQKSKLIVIKIGSARVSGEESKINDFLYDLVGDIRSLRDQGKEIILVSSGAIAQGKKLLVQKSGSHLPNGKTSLAEKQALAAMGQNKLLNLYDSFFSRVNVPIAQILFGRKDLNEENSFTNLKQTFRQLLDWGILPIVNENDSVSTEEINLGDNDILSAVVASVVGADLLLILTGVDGFLNGSEKIDLFTEITKETESLATGPSGPGTGGMFTKINAAKLLLPFGIKTGIANGETKHAINQFFSRESFGTLVANGSFPHRIPSASEIQSHFFSYQVE, encoded by the coding sequence ATGAAAACACGTAAGGATTTTTTAGATTCCATCCAAAAATCAAAACTCATAGTCATTAAAATTGGTAGTGCGCGGGTTTCTGGCGAAGAATCTAAAATTAATGATTTTTTATATGATTTGGTAGGTGACATTCGTTCCCTTCGTGACCAAGGAAAAGAAATCATTCTTGTATCCTCTGGTGCGATCGCACAAGGGAAAAAACTCTTGGTTCAAAAAAGTGGTTCTCACCTTCCCAATGGAAAAACGTCACTTGCCGAGAAACAAGCGCTAGCTGCTATGGGGCAGAATAAACTTCTCAACCTATATGATAGTTTTTTTAGTCGCGTGAATGTTCCCATTGCGCAAATTTTATTTGGACGAAAGGACTTAAACGAAGAAAATAGTTTCACAAATTTGAAACAAACATTCCGTCAACTTTTGGATTGGGGAATTTTACCCATTGTGAATGAAAACGATTCTGTTTCCACGGAAGAAATCAATTTAGGTGATAATGACATTCTTTCTGCCGTAGTTGCCTCTGTTGTAGGTGCAGACCTTCTTCTCATACTTACAGGTGTGGATGGTTTTTTAAATGGATCCGAAAAAATTGATTTGTTTACTGAAATCACAAAAGAAACAGAATCTTTGGCAACGGGTCCTTCTGGTCCTGGTACGGGTGGAATGTTTACAAAAATCAACGCCGCAAAACTTTTGTTACCATTTGGAATCAAAACAGGAATTGCAAATGGCGAAACAAAACATGCAATCAATCAATTTTTTTCAAGAGAATCGTTTGGGACCTTGGTTGCCAATGGAAGTTTTCCACATAGAATTCCTTCCGCTTCTGAAATCCAATCACACTTTTTTTCCTATCAGGTGGAGTAA
- the rsfS gene encoding ribosome silencing factor, producing MPNISTETLEHLKKIKQTLVEKKCDQIQFLDLKDVHSYLSLFVIATVKTETQGRSCAKDIDKYMKPLKLAVKRQNFADLPKDATGWILLDYGEICVHIMTDEMRNYYSLDRLWGDATPILI from the coding sequence ATGCCAAATATAAGCACGGAAACATTAGAACATTTAAAGAAAATAAAACAAACATTAGTTGAAAAAAAATGTGACCAAATACAATTTTTGGATCTAAAGGATGTACATTCCTACTTATCTTTATTTGTAATCGCCACAGTCAAAACAGAAACACAAGGAAGATCTTGTGCCAAAGACATTGATAAATACATGAAACCATTGAAACTCGCAGTCAAACGTCAAAATTTCGCTGACTTACCGAAAGATGCCACTGGTTGGATCTTACTCGATTATGGCGAAATTTGTGTACATATCATGACGGACGAAATGCGGAATTATTATTCATTGGATCGGCTTTGGGGAGATGCAACTCCTATTTTGATATAA
- the rpmA gene encoding 50S ribosomal protein L27 has protein sequence MATKKGGGSTKNGRDSVSKRLGVKVYGGQQAIAGNIIVRQRGTEYKPGKNVGIGRDHTLYALVDGIVTFEHVTKERQQISVYPKV, from the coding sequence ATGGCTACAAAAAAAGGTGGTGGTTCCACAAAGAACGGTCGTGATTCGGTATCGAAAAGACTTGGTGTCAAAGTATATGGTGGCCAACAAGCAATTGCTGGAAACATCATTGTTCGCCAAAGAGGAACTGAATACAAACCTGGAAAAAACGTAGGGATTGGTCGTGACCATACCCTGTATGCACTCGTTGACGGGATTGTGACTTTCGAACATGTAACAAAAGAAAGACAACAAATTTCCGTTTACCCGAAAGTGTAA
- a CDS encoding LytR C-terminal domain-containing protein → MLRETQEKQTIPAKTLLLIAGSFFVFALLFLFLRSKTGFSLDQKFSQSKRMPILFSVLGDKDEYLFSLYAEFYPNEKKAALFFVNPKTSFDDGEKSLKEKGNSAPSYVESVLEDTLDSNIPFKIVWTKEQFQNWINLLGGLQLFFEPKSLHLTKNFDRNKESYVLDGEDCFDWMSSLSDETMISYIRRLEIQETVILTLLETIHEKRDTIGKQKVAYLHSQMTTNLSSKEWENLFDFLKKEKIQFGVSEVPGEPVLRPKIKDQILKANEETVKVAFYKFSSELRSPSFGEGERARIEVLNGTAKNGLARYGKVLLNDKGLKVLTVDNAWNSNFKSTVILNRSGNTHYTDMISDTFQGRKVYFSLRKDLGLDATVIIGEDFQNSKD, encoded by the coding sequence ATGTTACGTGAGACCCAAGAAAAACAAACCATCCCTGCCAAAACCCTTCTATTGATTGCAGGTAGCTTTTTTGTCTTTGCATTATTATTTTTATTCCTAAGGTCAAAAACAGGATTTTCTCTCGATCAAAAATTTTCCCAAAGCAAACGAATGCCGATTCTTTTTTCTGTTTTAGGAGACAAAGATGAGTATCTGTTTTCTCTTTACGCGGAATTTTATCCAAATGAGAAAAAAGCAGCACTTTTTTTTGTGAATCCAAAAACGAGTTTTGATGACGGTGAAAAATCTTTAAAAGAAAAAGGAAATTCTGCACCTTCTTATGTTGAGTCTGTATTGGAAGATACTTTAGATTCTAACATTCCTTTTAAAATCGTTTGGACTAAGGAACAATTTCAGAATTGGATCAACCTACTCGGTGGATTACAACTTTTTTTTGAGCCTAAATCTTTACACCTAACTAAAAATTTCGATCGTAATAAAGAATCCTATGTGTTAGATGGAGAGGATTGTTTTGATTGGATGAGTTCTCTTTCAGACGAAACCATGATTTCCTACATTCGTAGATTAGAAATCCAAGAGACAGTGATTTTGACACTACTAGAAACCATTCATGAAAAAAGAGATACCATAGGCAAACAAAAAGTCGCATACCTTCATAGTCAAATGACGACAAACCTTTCTTCCAAAGAATGGGAAAATCTTTTTGATTTTTTAAAAAAGGAAAAAATTCAATTTGGAGTTTCTGAAGTTCCCGGTGAACCAGTTTTACGTCCCAAAATCAAAGACCAAATTTTGAAAGCAAATGAAGAAACGGTAAAGGTAGCATTTTATAAATTTTCAAGCGAACTTAGATCACCTTCTTTTGGAGAGGGAGAACGAGCAAGAATCGAAGTCTTAAATGGAACAGCAAAAAATGGACTTGCCAGATATGGAAAAGTGTTACTCAATGATAAAGGTCTGAAAGTTCTCACCGTTGACAATGCTTGGAATTCCAACTTTAAATCCACTGTGATCTTAAATCGTTCGGGAAATACTCATTACACAGATATGATCTCTGATACCTTCCAAGGCAGAAAAGTTTACTTTTCATTACGAAAGGATTTGGGTCTAGACGCCACCGTGATCATCGGAGAAGACTTTCAGAATTCCAAGGATTAA
- the obgE gene encoding GTPase ObgE has translation MSGFIDEVPIQIRAGHGGAGSVHFHKEKFVEFGGPDGGDGGKGGDVIFLAEGRMMTLENYLPDRMYAAQDGEPGLGQNRNGKNGEDLILKVPVGTQIIDSVTMELIYDFNHDGESFTIATGGRGGKGNTFFKTSVQQAPRYSQPGEEGGAFSLILELKLLADIGIVGLPNAGKSTLLAKITHAHPKIAGYAFTTLSPNLGVVHRHEDLFRYTVADIPGIIEGASRGVGLGISFLKHIERVQGILFLFDGGNLQLEEELEMLRSELGNYNQTLLDKKFLLVINKMDIWDNDPSFTEEIQKKYSHLGEIICISADKEFNLEYLLERIDKVFFTEKVKLVYENT, from the coding sequence ATGAGCGGATTTATCGACGAAGTACCCATTCAAATTCGAGCCGGACACGGAGGGGCAGGTTCTGTCCATTTCCATAAAGAGAAATTTGTCGAATTTGGTGGCCCAGATGGTGGCGACGGTGGCAAAGGTGGCGACGTGATCTTTCTTGCGGAAGGTCGAATGATGACCTTGGAAAACTACCTGCCCGATCGTATGTATGCCGCACAAGACGGAGAGCCAGGTCTTGGTCAAAACCGAAACGGAAAAAATGGAGAAGACCTAATCCTCAAGGTTCCCGTAGGAACTCAAATCATAGATTCCGTGACGATGGAACTTATCTACGACTTCAATCACGACGGAGAAAGTTTTACCATTGCTACGGGCGGACGCGGCGGAAAGGGAAATACATTTTTTAAAACTTCTGTCCAACAAGCCCCACGTTACAGCCAACCTGGCGAAGAAGGTGGTGCTTTTTCTCTCATCTTAGAATTAAAATTATTAGCAGACATTGGCATTGTGGGTCTCCCTAACGCTGGTAAGTCGACTTTACTTGCCAAAATCACTCATGCCCATCCTAAAATTGCAGGGTATGCCTTCACTACTCTCTCCCCAAATCTTGGTGTTGTGCATAGACATGAAGATTTGTTTCGTTATACGGTAGCAGACATTCCAGGGATCATAGAGGGAGCATCAAGAGGTGTGGGACTTGGGATCAGTTTTCTCAAACACATTGAACGAGTACAAGGGATTCTTTTTCTTTTTGACGGTGGGAATTTACAACTCGAAGAAGAATTGGAAATGTTACGAAGTGAACTTGGGAATTATAACCAAACACTTCTGGATAAAAAGTTTTTACTTGTGATCAATAAAATGGACATTTGGGACAATGATCCCAGTTTCACCGAAGAGATCCAAAAAAAATACTCTCACCTAGGTGAAATCATTTGTATCTCAGCAGATAAAGAATTCAATTTGGAATATTTACTCGAACGTATCGACAAAGTATTTTTTACCGAAAAAGTAAAGTTAGTTTATGAAAACACGTAA
- a CDS encoding glutamate-5-semialdehyde dehydrogenase yields the protein MTFEATEYAKSIATKAKEASRALKSLTTLQKNSVLKRVETLLLENETAIIKENQIDLQNGIQKGLSSAMMDRLLLDSKRIQSMAKSIEEIRNLPDPVGEVVRGTILPNGLELLTKRVPIGVVMTIFESRPNVIVDIASLSFKSGNACILRGGSEAYHSNLILSSLFHQAIGESNLPSVTKDVVSFVENTDREAMVPFFQLDDLIDVIVPRGGEALIRFVSENSKIPVIKHDKGVTNLYLSNKAKEDIVLPILINSKVQRPGVCNALENLFIHKDYPHIQTLLSDLQKAGVQVLGDQSTQSIFPNLPLATEADFYTEFLDTRLSVKIVKSVEDAMQNIQNYSSGHTECILSEDESEIQTFRQGLDSAAIFVNCSTRFHDGGEFGLGAEVGISTGKLHVRGPMGLIHLTTTTTYVTGKGQVRG from the coding sequence ATGACATTCGAAGCAACAGAATATGCAAAGTCCATTGCAACAAAGGCAAAAGAAGCAAGTCGTGCATTAAAAAGTCTCACAACCCTACAAAAGAATTCTGTTTTAAAACGAGTGGAAACACTGCTTTTGGAAAATGAAACGGCAATCATCAAAGAAAACCAAATCGATTTACAAAATGGAATTCAAAAAGGACTTTCATCCGCCATGATGGACCGTCTGTTATTAGATTCCAAACGAATCCAATCGATGGCAAAGAGCATAGAAGAGATTCGAAACCTTCCCGATCCCGTGGGTGAAGTTGTACGCGGGACCATCCTTCCGAATGGACTCGAACTTCTTACGAAACGTGTGCCCATTGGTGTGGTCATGACCATTTTTGAATCTAGACCCAATGTGATTGTCGACATTGCATCTTTATCCTTTAAATCGGGGAACGCTTGTATCCTACGTGGTGGGAGTGAAGCATATCACTCCAATTTGATTTTGTCATCCTTATTCCATCAAGCAATTGGTGAGTCGAACCTTCCCAGTGTCACAAAAGATGTGGTGAGTTTTGTGGAAAATACGGATCGCGAAGCGATGGTTCCGTTTTTCCAATTGGATGATCTCATTGATGTGATTGTTCCTAGAGGGGGCGAAGCCCTCATCCGATTTGTATCAGAGAATAGTAAAATCCCTGTCATCAAACACGATAAAGGTGTCACGAATTTATATCTATCCAATAAAGCCAAGGAAGACATTGTCCTTCCTATTCTAATCAATTCTAAAGTCCAACGCCCAGGGGTTTGTAATGCACTTGAGAATTTATTCATTCACAAAGACTACCCCCATATTCAAACCTTACTGAGTGATTTGCAAAAGGCTGGTGTTCAGGTTTTAGGAGATCAGTCGACCCAATCCATTTTTCCGAACCTACCGCTTGCAACAGAAGCAGATTTTTACACAGAGTTTTTAGATACAAGGCTCAGTGTCAAAATCGTAAAATCAGTCGAAGATGCCATGCAAAACATCCAAAACTACAGTTCAGGTCATACGGAATGCATTCTTTCAGAAGATGAATCAGAAATCCAAACCTTTCGCCAAGGACTCGATAGTGCGGCTATCTTTGTCAATTGTTCCACAAGATTCCATGATGGAGGCGAATTTGGCCTAGGAGCAGAAGTTGGAATTTCCACAGGAAAACTCCATGTGAGGGGGCCCATGGGACTTATCCACCTAACTACGACTACCACCTATGTTACAGGAAAAGGACAAGTCCGAGGATAA
- a CDS encoding nicotinate-nicotinamide nucleotide adenylyltransferase yields MDVILFGGSFNPPHIGHRHVITTIRNQFPKSKLYICPNFVSPFKLNEKKFSKEEIWSLCLAEFEAFLENNVILWDEEIKKDQISFTIDTLFKLKQLEPGHLISLVIGEDNVTHFNQWKSYREILNLVYKLIIVRRETEFPKPVSIPNYIPAEKILVLNNPIMIKSSQEIRNLLENGLEINSILPKTKTLLLNMYKQ; encoded by the coding sequence ATGGATGTGATCTTGTTTGGTGGGAGTTTTAACCCACCGCACATAGGGCACAGACATGTGATCACTACCATTCGGAACCAATTCCCAAAATCAAAACTTTATATCTGTCCTAATTTTGTTTCACCATTTAAGTTGAATGAAAAAAAGTTTTCGAAAGAAGAAATTTGGTCTCTTTGTTTAGCTGAATTCGAAGCATTTTTGGAAAATAATGTGATCCTTTGGGATGAAGAAATCAAAAAAGACCAAATCAGTTTTACAATTGATACACTATTCAAATTAAAACAATTAGAACCGGGCCATTTGATTTCTCTCGTGATTGGTGAAGACAATGTTACACATTTTAACCAATGGAAATCATACCGAGAAATTTTAAACTTAGTTTATAAATTAATCATAGTCAGGCGAGAAACAGAATTTCCCAAACCAGTTTCCATACCAAATTACATTCCAGCTGAGAAAATCCTTGTTTTAAACAATCCCATTATGATAAAAAGTAGCCAGGAGATTCGGAACCTATTAGAAAATGGATTAGAAATCAATTCCATTCTTCCAAAAACCAAAACATTACTTCTAAACATGTACAAACAATGA
- a CDS encoding TolC family protein, with protein MQLAQWENGDVVPEPLQGPGPKKLRLTIAQAIEQVIENNTIVQNAKLEIVKADSPEWKNESKYSWKALASIQSAKQILPNNRNNLFAGTIRSQDKISAGIEKQFKTGTYFKTEISTIRFDVNAFENPDPATAGFASLLAAPPMYTGAVSATLSQELLKYGFGKNEEEKEKLLKNQTLLLRENYINILTQLVVKILVDYWSLSIVDSRIATYEKVSKNTEEIRRLTLRKTGLGLSEGFEVNQWNQAYLKTQSLLEKAKVDRIEAERNLIRILNVDTASSIEGVTDLSETLPTGINLKSDIAYALAHRTDYLLLKREREIAKLALSTALAEDDPSLLATVTYSSIGQNFLSPQENFIARQRGVTSFMFPQITAELKMSYPLWDLGIKASIRDAETNLKVNELKIQNLEQEIEQEIVTRQEALIASHALLKDLQKTKRETEIFYNGLMERFRQGRYTAVNVKNALDSLANTELAVTQAKINYNINLVRYELAKNSLFEKYGLDLYSILEEVEKRAKLETDKL; from the coding sequence ATGCAACTGGCCCAGTGGGAAAATGGTGATGTTGTCCCTGAACCTTTACAAGGACCCGGACCCAAAAAACTTAGGCTCACCATTGCCCAGGCCATCGAACAGGTCATCGAAAACAATACCATTGTTCAAAATGCGAAGTTGGAAATTGTAAAAGCGGATAGCCCAGAATGGAAAAACGAATCTAAGTATTCTTGGAAAGCACTGGCAAGCATCCAATCCGCAAAACAAATCCTCCCAAATAACAGGAATAACCTCTTTGCAGGAACCATTCGTTCCCAAGATAAAATTTCTGCGGGGATTGAAAAACAATTCAAAACAGGAACGTATTTCAAAACGGAAATCAGCACCATCCGTTTTGACGTAAATGCCTTCGAAAATCCAGACCCCGCCACTGCTGGTTTTGCCAGTTTGCTTGCGGCACCTCCCATGTACACGGGAGCCGTTTCTGCTACACTTTCCCAAGAACTTCTCAAATATGGATTTGGCAAAAACGAAGAGGAAAAGGAAAAATTACTCAAAAACCAAACCCTTCTACTTAGAGAAAATTACATCAATATCTTAACGCAACTGGTCGTCAAAATCCTCGTCGACTACTGGTCACTCAGCATCGTTGATTCAAGAATCGCTACGTATGAGAAGGTTTCCAAAAACACTGAGGAGATTCGACGGTTAACTCTTCGCAAAACCGGACTTGGACTATCGGAAGGGTTTGAGGTCAACCAATGGAACCAGGCATATCTCAAAACCCAATCCTTATTGGAAAAAGCGAAAGTGGATCGAATCGAAGCAGAACGAAATTTGATCCGTATCTTAAACGTTGATACCGCATCTTCCATTGAAGGTGTGACCGACTTAAGTGAAACATTACCGACTGGAATCAATTTAAAATCAGATATCGCATACGCCTTAGCACATCGAACCGATTACCTCCTTCTCAAAAGGGAAAGAGAAATCGCAAAACTTGCCTTAAGCACGGCTCTTGCAGAAGATGATCCTTCCTTACTTGCCACCGTTACTTATAGTTCGATTGGACAAAACTTTTTATCCCCACAGGAAAATTTCATCGCAAGGCAACGCGGAGTGACTTCCTTTATGTTTCCGCAAATTACGGCTGAATTAAAGATGTCCTATCCTTTATGGGATTTGGGAATCAAAGCATCCATTCGTGATGCAGAAACGAATTTAAAAGTAAATGAATTAAAGATCCAAAACTTGGAACAAGAGATTGAACAAGAAATTGTGACAAGACAAGAAGCCTTGATTGCAAGTCATGCTCTTCTCAAAGACTTACAAAAAACCAAAAGGGAAACTGAAATTTTTTACAATGGTTTGATGGAACGTTTTCGACAAGGCCGTTATACTGCCGTGAACGTTAAAAATGCTCTCGATAGTTTGGCCAATACGGAACTTGCCGTCACCCAAGCTAAAATTAACTATAATATCAATTTGGTACGTTATGAATTGGCGAAAAATTCACTGTTTGAAAAGTATGGACTGGATTTATATTCTATTTTAGAAGAAGTAGAAAAACGTGCCAAACTCGAAACAGATAAATTATGA
- the yqeK gene encoding bis(5'-nucleosyl)-tetraphosphatase (symmetrical) YqeK, with translation MNHNETKSIEEWIFFFEKEVPTHVTETRWEHIKKVAKIAEDLAIIHEPKNPKKAYLAGLCHDITKQKKSDIHMNLFREFHLETNGIPTQALHAYSAPLFLQKQYGFFDEEIQSAIQSHTLGNTNPSLLDQIVYAADFLGSDFAQRSQEIEVWIQKTKENLHFGIFMKAFQTISFLMEKKEVIHPNTFFTYNQSAQFLKEHS, from the coding sequence ATGAATCATAACGAAACCAAATCGATTGAAGAATGGATTTTTTTCTTCGAAAAAGAAGTTCCGACTCATGTAACAGAAACCAGGTGGGAGCATATCAAAAAAGTGGCAAAAATTGCAGAAGATTTGGCAATCATTCACGAGCCAAAGAATCCAAAAAAAGCCTACTTAGCAGGTCTTTGTCATGACATTACCAAACAAAAAAAATCAGATATCCATATGAATTTATTTCGTGAGTTCCATTTGGAAACAAATGGGATTCCCACCCAGGCCCTTCATGCCTATTCTGCCCCCTTATTCTTACAAAAACAGTATGGATTCTTCGATGAAGAAATCCAATCGGCCATCCAAAGCCATACTCTCGGGAATACAAATCCTTCTCTTTTGGACCAAATTGTATATGCAGCCGATTTTTTAGGATCAGATTTTGCCCAAAGGTCTCAGGAAATAGAAGTGTGGATACAAAAAACGAAGGAAAACCTTCATTTTGGGATTTTTATGAAGGCGTTTCAAACCATCTCGTTTCTCATGGAAAAAAAAGAAGTCATCCATCCCAATACTTTTTTTACATACAATCAATCAGCCCAATTTCTAAAGGAACACAGTTAA
- a CDS encoding ribosomal-processing cysteine protease Prp has protein sequence MIYSKIFKDLGGKIAGIQLEGHSPRDHGLSGENLLCAGVSTLVQSAHSYLASQDSLESEAKRDGYLEFFVKSNQREALQSLLSMVEFGLKSLAHSHSEAISIRDEILKG, from the coding sequence TTGATTTATAGTAAAATTTTTAAAGATTTAGGAGGGAAAATCGCAGGAATCCAACTGGAAGGGCATTCTCCAAGGGACCATGGTCTAAGCGGAGAAAATCTATTGTGTGCAGGGGTATCCACTCTCGTTCAGAGTGCTCACTCTTACTTAGCATCACAAGACAGTTTGGAATCGGAAGCAAAACGTGACGGGTATTTGGAATTTTTTGTCAAATCCAACCAAAGAGAGGCTTTGCAAAGCCTACTTTCGATGGTCGAATTTGGACTGAAAAGCCTAGCCCACTCTCATTCCGAAGCGATTTCCATCCGTGACGAAATACTAAAGGGGTAA
- a CDS encoding thioredoxin domain-containing protein, translating into MANLSKKPNRLVHEKSPYLLQHAHNPVDWFPWGTEAFEKAKKEDKIILLSIGYSTCHWCHVMERESFEDISTAEVLNRDFVCIKLDREERPDIDKIYMDALHAMGTQGGWPLNMFLTPEKEPILGGTYFPPENRYGKRSFKEVLRLVTKAWKEQKGELLQAANELSNYLRENQTRTNDGKVPGTEILVQNFNRYWQVYDQEFFGFKTNTINKFPPSMALIFLLDYYSIHKDNRALEMAYNTGYAMKSGGIYDQVGGGIYRYATDHEWLVPHFEKMLYDNALYVEFLAKLYQITGEIFFLEALMEIISYIQRDMRLDIGGIASAEDADSEGEEGKFYLWKESEILSELTEEEVIGYWNVTEEGNFENNQNILNVAIKGKNPYQEGIHFKDGFKIKLERSKEILYQLRNQRIRPLRDDKILTSWNCLWIRALLASFEATGDPLFLNQSKTIYEFLFTYLVKEDGSVYRRFREGETKFFGTLPDYSELIWVSFRLFQLVGDKQYFLQGLQIFKYVETHFLSDMGPYFESAAGDEELIARTIDGYDGVEPSGNSTILHIFYFLHSLGFLHADILKKANAIFSYFLPELTQNSLSYPSMLSAFQKFQTPSKVVIVLHRNQSEEKMNEIRKNLSSLNDPTLIWLVLSEDVSRSLELDLGILNGRDAGDGVRYYVCQNFQCELPTDTWEEAFHLISK; encoded by the coding sequence GTGGCAAATTTGTCTAAAAAACCGAATCGATTGGTTCATGAAAAAAGTCCTTATTTGTTACAACATGCACACAATCCTGTGGATTGGTTCCCTTGGGGGACGGAAGCCTTCGAGAAAGCTAAAAAAGAAGATAAAATCATCCTTTTATCCATCGGTTATTCTACCTGCCACTGGTGCCATGTCATGGAACGTGAATCCTTTGAAGACATTTCCACAGCAGAAGTGTTAAACCGTGATTTTGTATGCATCAAGTTAGACAGAGAAGAACGTCCCGACATTGATAAAATTTATATGGATGCCTTACATGCCATGGGGACCCAAGGCGGATGGCCTCTGAATATGTTTCTGACCCCAGAAAAAGAACCCATCCTTGGTGGGACTTATTTTCCACCCGAAAATCGTTATGGAAAAAGAAGTTTCAAAGAAGTTTTACGGCTTGTGACCAAAGCTTGGAAGGAACAAAAAGGGGAACTTTTACAAGCGGCGAATGAATTAAGTAATTATCTAAGAGAGAACCAAACAAGAACAAATGATGGAAAGGTTCCTGGAACTGAAATTCTTGTTCAAAATTTCAATCGTTACTGGCAAGTCTATGATCAGGAATTCTTTGGTTTCAAAACAAATACAATAAATAAATTTCCTCCTAGTATGGCCCTAATTTTTTTATTAGATTATTATTCCATTCATAAAGACAACCGTGCCTTGGAGATGGCGTATAATACTGGGTATGCGATGAAATCGGGTGGGATTTATGATCAGGTGGGAGGAGGGATTTATCGTTATGCGACAGACCATGAATGGCTTGTACCTCACTTTGAAAAGATGTTATACGATAATGCCTTGTATGTGGAATTTTTAGCCAAACTCTATCAAATCACGGGAGAAATTTTCTTTTTAGAAGCATTAATGGAGATCATTTCATACATCCAAAGGGACATGCGTTTAGACATTGGTGGGATTGCCAGTGCTGAAGATGCGGATTCAGAAGGAGAAGAAGGAAAATTTTATCTATGGAAAGAATCAGAAATCCTTTCCGAGTTAACTGAGGAGGAAGTGATCGGATATTGGAATGTTACCGAAGAAGGAAATTTTGAAAACAACCAAAACATTTTGAATGTTGCGATTAAGGGTAAAAATCCGTACCAAGAAGGAATCCATTTTAAGGATGGATTCAAAATCAAGTTAGAAAGATCCAAAGAAATTTTGTATCAATTGCGAAACCAGCGCATTCGTCCCTTACGTGACGATAAAATTTTAACTTCCTGGAACTGTTTATGGATTCGAGCATTACTTGCCAGTTTTGAGGCAACGGGAGACCCACTTTTTCTCAACCAATCCAAAACAATTTATGAATTCTTATTCACATATTTAGTGAAAGAAGATGGGTCTGTTTATAGAAGATTTAGAGAGGGAGAAACAAAATTTTTTGGTACGTTACCAGACTACTCAGAACTCATATGGGTTTCATTTCGTTTATTTCAGTTAGTTGGTGATAAACAATATTTTTTGCAAGGCCTACAAATATTCAAATATGTAGAAACACATTTTTTATCAGATATGGGACCATATTTTGAATCGGCAGCGGGGGATGAAGAATTAATCGCTCGGACAATCGATGGGTATGACGGAGTGGAGCCATCAGGGAACTCAACAATCCTACATATTTTTTACTTTTTACATTCACTCGGGTTTTTACATGCGGACATTCTAAAAAAAGCGAATGCGATATTTTCCTATTTTTTGCCAGAGCTCACTCAAAATTCATTGAGTTATCCATCAATGTTGTCTGCCTTTCAGAAATTCCAAACACCATCCAAAGTAGTCATTGTACTCCATCGGAATCAATCTGAGGAAAAAATGAATGAGATCCGAAAAAACTTAAGTTCTTTGAACGACCCCACACTCATTTGGCTTGTCCTCTCGGAGGATGTGAGCCGGTCCTTAGAACTTGATTTAGGTATATTAAATGGGCGTGATGCCGGTGATGGAGTGCGTTATTATGTATGCCAAAACTTTCAGTGTGAATTGCCAACGGATACTTGGGAAGAAGCCTTCCACCTTATATCAAAATAG